Sequence from the Burkholderia cepacia genome:
CGAGATCCTGCTGTGCTACCCCGGCGTGCTGGCGATGATGCACCACCGGCTCGCGCACGCGCTGCACCGGCTTGGCGTACCGCTGCTTGCGCGATTCATCAATGAAATCGCCCACTCGGCCACCGGCATCGACATCCACCCGGGTGCGCAGATCGGCCCGAGCTTCTTCATCGACCACGGCACGGGTGTCGTGATCGGCGAGACGGCGATCATCGGTGAGCGCGTGCGCGTGTACCAGGCCGTCACGCTCGGCGCGAAAAGCTTCCCGGCCGATGGCGATGGTGCGCTGGTCAAGGGCAACGCACGGCACCCGATCGTCGAGGACGACGTGGTGATCTACGCGGGCGCGACGATTCTCGGCCGCGTGACGATCGGGCGCGGTTCGGTGATCGGCGGCAATGTGTGGCTCACGCACAGCGTGCCGCCCGGCACGAGCGTCGCGCAGGGCAAGGTTCGCGAAGGCGGGAGCGCCGAGAAGCCGTAACGCGGCGCGCGTCAGCGTTCGCCTGACGGCGAACGGTGCTTGTACAGCACGTCCTGGTCGACGCGGATCAGGTTCTGCCCCGCATCGACGACGAAATCCACGCCGTTGTATGCGTTGCCCGTCAGCATCAGGATCGCGCTCGCGACGTCGTCGGGGCCCGCGATACGCGCGAGCGGCGTCGATGCGCGGCTCGCGTGTTCGAAGTCGGCCTGCGTCTGGTCGTCGCTCGGCAGCATCAGCCCGGGGAACACCGCGTTCACGCGCAGCACCGGCGCGGACGACAGCGCGAGCATCTGCGTGAGGTTGCCGAGTGCGGCCTTCGCGACCGTATAGCTGAAATGGTCGCGGTGAAAGTTTTCCTTGATCTTCTGGTCGACCACGTTCACGACGACACCCTGCGTACCGGCGGCGCGGGCCCGTTCGTAGAACGCGCGCGTGAGCAGGATCGGCGCGCGGCAGTTGACGGCCCACGCCTGGTCGAACGCCGCGAGGTCGAAGCTCGGGAAATGGTCCTGCCAGAAAACCGACGCGTTGTTGACGAGGACGTCGAGGCGCCCGAAGCGCGCATACACCTGGTCGATCAGCGCGGCCACCTGCGCGGCGTCCGACAGGTCCGCCTGCAGCGCCACGGCGTCCGTCCCGCGCTCGGCGATCGCGCGCGCGGCGGCGTGCGCGGCGTCGGCGGAACGGTCGTAATGCACCGCGGTGCGATAACCATGCTTCGCGAAATACTCGGCGAACGCACGCCCGGCCCGGCGCGCGGCGCCGGTCACGAGCACGACGGGCGCGTGCGCCGTTTGCTTCGTCGACTCCATTACGTATTCGTCAGGTTGACTGAGGAAGGATTCGCGACGATCGACAGGAATTCGCGCCGCGTCGACGGATCGGTGCGGAACGTGCCGAGCATGCGCGACGTCACCATCTCGACGCCCGGCTTGTGCACGCCGCGCGTCGAGATGCACTGGTGCGCGGCTTCGAGAATCACGCCGACGCCTTTCGGCTGCAGCACGTCGAACAGCGTGTCGGCGATCTGCACGGTCATCTTTTCCTGGATCTGCAGGCGCTTCGCGAACGCGTCGACGAGGCGCGCGAGTTTCGAGATGCCGACCACGCGATGGTTCGGCAGATAGGCGACGTGCGCGCGGCCGATGATCGGCACCATGTGGTGCTCGCAGTAGCTCTCGAAGCGGATGTCCTTCAGCACGATCATTTCGTCGTAGCCGTCGACTTCGCTGAACGTGCGCGCGAGGATGTCGCGCGGCTCCAGCGCGTAACCGGCGAAGAACTGCTCGTAGGCGCGCACGACGCGCGCGGGCGTGTCGAGCAGGCCTTCGCGTGCGGGATCGTCGCCGGCCCAGCGCAGCAGCACGCGGACGGCTTCCTCGGCCTCCGAACGGCTCGGCCGGGACGCGGCAGGTTCGGGCCGCGAGGATTTTTTACCCATGTATTCGCTCCATCGAGTATGGCCGCCTGCGGCGGCGGCGAGATGGGGAGCATTGTTTCATGCTTTCGACGGTCGTGCGTCGCGCGGCAACCGCGCGGCCGGCTCACTTCGGCCATTCGTCCTGCTCGTCGTTGAACAGCGACGCGACGACGCCGCGCAGCCACGCGGTGCGCGGATCGTTGTGGTACTTGCGATGCCAGTGCTGCTTCAGGTCGAAGCGCGGCAGTGCGAGCGGCGGCTCGACGGGCACGATGAACGCGTGCTCCGCCGCATACACATAGCCGATCGCATGCGGCACTGTCGCGATCAGGTCGGTGCGGCTCAGGATGAACGGCAGGCTCATGAAGTGCGGCGTCTCGAGCACCGCGCGGCGCTGCATGCGCTGCTTCGCGAGATATTTCTCGAGCACCTCCTGGCTGCGCCCTTCGGCACGCACCACCGCGTGCCCGCAGGTGAGGAACTGTTCGACCGTGAACGGCGGCGCCTGTTCGAACGGATGGCCGCGCCGCATCAGGCAGACGAACCGGTGCGTGAACAATCGCTGCTGGAAGAAGTTGTTGCCGTCGAGATCGGGGAAGTAGCCGACCGCGAGATCGATCGACCCGGCTTCGAGGCCGCGACCGACTTCGTCGTGCGCGAGCGAGACCGAGCGCAGGTTCGCGTGCGGCGCGCGCGTCGCGAACGCCTGCAGCAGTTTCGGCAGGAACACGATCTCGCCGACGTCCGACAGTGCGATCGAGAACGTATGCGTGCTCGCGGCCGGGTCGAAGTCGTGCGGCGCGACGAGGCCGCGCTCGATCTGCGCGAGCGCGTCGCGGGCGGCCGGCAGCAGCGCGAGCGCGCGCGGCGTCGGTTCCATCCCGCGCGACGTGCGCACGAACAGCGGATCGCCGAAGTATTCGCGCAGCCGCCCGAGCGCCGTGCTCACGCGCGGCTGGCTCACGCCGAGCAGGTCGCCCGCGCGGCTCACGTTGCGCGTGTCGTCGAGCGCGACGAGGTAGGGAATCAGGTTCAGATCGAGCGTGTCCATCGCCAGGCCAGTATCTGGGAAACGTATACAACATATCTCCTGAATCGCGTTGCCGCATAGTCGGGAAAGCGCTCAAATGTGTTCGACGATTCGAATTAATGTTCAGGAGACGAACAATGCGCACCCAGGTCGCCATCATCGGCGCCGGCCCGTCCGGCCTTTTGCTTTCCCATCTGCTGCGCCTGCAAGGCGTCGATTCCATCCTCGTCGAAGCGCGTTCGCGCGAATACTGCGAGAACCGCATTCGCGCCGGCGTGCTGGAGCAGGGCACGGTCGATACGCTGAACGAAGCCGGCCTCGGCGAGCGGATGCGCCGCGAGGGGCTCGAACATCACGGCATCGAGCTGCTGTTCTCGGGCCGGCGCCATCGCATCGACCTGTCCGAATTGACCGGCGGGCGCGCGATCACCGTCTACAGCCAGCATGAAGTCGTGCGCGACCTGATCGCGGCCGGTGTCGAGCACGGCCACGCGATGCATTTCGAAGTGAGCGACGTCGCGTTGCACGACGTCGAAGGCGAGCACCCGTTCGTCACGTTCAAGCATGCCGACGGCCGCGACGACCGCATCGACTGCGACTACATCGCCGGCTGCGACGGCTTCCACGGCATCGCGCGGCAGACGATTCCCGCCGAGCGGCTGAATACGTTCGAACGCGTCTATCCGTTCGCGTGGCTCGGCATCCTCGCCGACGCGGCGCCGTCGCTCGACGAGCTCGTCTACGCGCATCACGACAACGGCTTCGCGCTGTTCTCCATGCGCTCGCCGACGGTCACACGCCTGTACCTGCAGTGCAAGCCCGACGAAAACCTCGCCGAATGGTCCGACGCGCGGATCTGGGACGAACTGCACACGCGCTTCTCGAACGACACCGGCTGGACGCCGACCGAGGGCCGGATCACGCAGAAGAGCGTGACGCCGATGCGCAGCTTCGTGTCGGAGACGATGCAGCACGGGCGCCTCTTCCTCGCCGGCGACGCCGCGCACATCGTGCCGCCGACCGGCGCGAAGGGGATGAACCTGGCGGTGGCCGACGTCCGCGCGCTGTCCCGCGCGCTCGGCGCACGCTACCGGACGGGCGACACGACGCCGCTCGACACGTATTCGGCGACCTGCCTCGAACGCGTGTGGCGCGCCGAGCACTTCTCGTACTTCATGACGAACATGCTGCATTCGTCGCCGGAAGACTCGCCGTTCGTCAATCGCCTGAAGTTTGCCGAGCTGAAATACGTGACGCGCTCGCGGGCCGCCGCGCAGTCGCTCGCCGAAAACTATGTCGGGCTGCCGTTCGACGACGCGACGGCGGCCCCCGAGGGAACCCGCCTTGACAACGCGCTGTGCGCGACTCTATGATCGGCCCATCGTTCGCTAATCGAATCTAGGTTCGATTGGCGAACAAATACCGGGATCGACATTCGGCCCCGGCGCGGCACGCGGCACGCGCGTGTCCCCTCGACAGGCCGCGCATCGAGCCGCGGGTTCGTATCAGGAAGAGACATGGTCAACAAGATTTTCGAATCGCTTCAGTCGGCGGTGGCCGACATCCACGACGGCGCGACAATCATGATCGGCGGCTTCGGCACGGCCGGCATGCCGTCCGAGCTGATCGACGCGCTGATCGAACAGGGCGCGCGCGACCTGACGATCGTCAACAACAACGCGGGCAACGGCGAGACGGGTCTCGCGGCGCTGCTGAAGGCGAAGCAGGTGCGCAAGATCATCTGCTCGTTCCCGCGCCAGAGCGATTCGCAGGTGTTCGACGGGCTGTACCGCGCCGGCGAGATCGAGCTGGAGCTCGTGCCGCAGGGCAACCTCGCGGAGCGTATCCGTGCGGCGGGCGCCGGCATCGGCGGCTTCTTCACGCCGACGGGTTACGGCACCAAGCTCGCGGAAGGCAAGGAAACGCGCGTGATCGACGGCAAGCCGTACGTGTTCGAGACGCCGATTCACGCCGATTTCGCGCTCGTGAAGGCGTACAAGGGCGATCGCTGGGGCAATCTCGTGTATCGCAAGACTGCGCGCAACTTCGGGCCGATCATGGCCAGCGCCGCGAAGGTCGCGATCGTGCAGGTGTCGGAAGTCGTGCCGCTCGGCGCGCTGAACCCGGAACACATCGTGACGCCGGGCATTTTCGTCCAGCGCGTCGTCGAGGTGCCGCAGGCCGCGCACGCGGCCGAGCTGGCCGCCGAACACGCTGCATCGCAAGCCGCTTGAGGGAGATATTCAGATGAAACGACTGACCCGCGATGAAATGGCCAAGCGCGTCGCCCAGGACATCCCCGAAGGCGCGTACGTGAACCTCGGCATCGGCGTGCCGACGCTGGTGGCGAACCAC
This genomic interval carries:
- the folE gene encoding GTP cyclohydrolase I FolE; this encodes MGKKSSRPEPAASRPSRSEAEEAVRVLLRWAGDDPAREGLLDTPARVVRAYEQFFAGYALEPRDILARTFSEVDGYDEMIVLKDIRFESYCEHHMVPIIGRAHVAYLPNHRVVGISKLARLVDAFAKRLQIQEKMTVQIADTLFDVLQPKGVGVILEAAHQCISTRGVHKPGVEMVTSRMLGTFRTDPSTRREFLSIVANPSSVNLTNT
- a CDS encoding 3-oxoacid CoA-transferase subunit A gives rise to the protein MVNKIFESLQSAVADIHDGATIMIGGFGTAGMPSELIDALIEQGARDLTIVNNNAGNGETGLAALLKAKQVRKIICSFPRQSDSQVFDGLYRAGEIELELVPQGNLAERIRAAGAGIGGFFTPTGYGTKLAEGKETRVIDGKPYVFETPIHADFALVKAYKGDRWGNLVYRKTARNFGPIMASAAKVAIVQVSEVVPLGALNPEHIVTPGIFVQRVVEVPQAAHAAELAAEHAASQAA
- the epsC gene encoding serine O-acetyltransferase EpsC, whose protein sequence is MPKSLARQWGLEEIVAGLRESREELHRTRHPRGIRELPSRDAICKIVTGLRASMFPTHYGAPDLTDETVDYYVGHTLESTLRILSEQIRRALPFLPEHADTPFAELDERAFEIAREFGRQLPAVRALLVSDIQAAYAGDPAAQHITEILLCYPGVLAMMHHRLAHALHRLGVPLLARFINEIAHSATGIDIHPGAQIGPSFFIDHGTGVVIGETAIIGERVRVYQAVTLGAKSFPADGDGALVKGNARHPIVEDDVVIYAGATILGRVTIGRGSVIGGNVWLTHSVPPGTSVAQGKVREGGSAEKP
- a CDS encoding LysR family transcriptional regulator — protein: MDTLDLNLIPYLVALDDTRNVSRAGDLLGVSQPRVSTALGRLREYFGDPLFVRTSRGMEPTPRALALLPAARDALAQIERGLVAPHDFDPAASTHTFSIALSDVGEIVFLPKLLQAFATRAPHANLRSVSLAHDEVGRGLEAGSIDLAVGYFPDLDGNNFFQQRLFTHRFVCLMRRGHPFEQAPPFTVEQFLTCGHAVVRAEGRSQEVLEKYLAKQRMQRRAVLETPHFMSLPFILSRTDLIATVPHAIGYVYAAEHAFIVPVEPPLALPRFDLKQHWHRKYHNDPRTAWLRGVVASLFNDEQDEWPK
- the pobA gene encoding 4-hydroxybenzoate 3-monooxygenase; the protein is MRTQVAIIGAGPSGLLLSHLLRLQGVDSILVEARSREYCENRIRAGVLEQGTVDTLNEAGLGERMRREGLEHHGIELLFSGRRHRIDLSELTGGRAITVYSQHEVVRDLIAAGVEHGHAMHFEVSDVALHDVEGEHPFVTFKHADGRDDRIDCDYIAGCDGFHGIARQTIPAERLNTFERVYPFAWLGILADAAPSLDELVYAHHDNGFALFSMRSPTVTRLYLQCKPDENLAEWSDARIWDELHTRFSNDTGWTPTEGRITQKSVTPMRSFVSETMQHGRLFLAGDAAHIVPPTGAKGMNLAVADVRALSRALGARYRTGDTTPLDTYSATCLERVWRAEHFSYFMTNMLHSSPEDSPFVNRLKFAELKYVTRSRAAAQSLAENYVGLPFDDATAAPEGTRLDNALCATL
- a CDS encoding SDR family oxidoreductase; its protein translation is MESTKQTAHAPVVLVTGAARRAGRAFAEYFAKHGYRTAVHYDRSADAAHAAARAIAERGTDAVALQADLSDAAQVAALIDQVYARFGRLDVLVNNASVFWQDHFPSFDLAAFDQAWAVNCRAPILLTRAFYERARAAGTQGVVVNVVDQKIKENFHRDHFSYTVAKAALGNLTQMLALSSAPVLRVNAVFPGLMLPSDDQTQADFEHASRASTPLARIAGPDDVASAILMLTGNAYNGVDFVVDAGQNLIRVDQDVLYKHRSPSGER